From one Microlunatus sp. Gsoil 973 genomic stretch:
- a CDS encoding P-loop NTPase fold protein produces the protein MWTDTETNIDYINFSTVADSVVELIEQAEGKPLSIGVSGAWGVGKSSLVMLTKDALERRERQRARDQGIRDDDDFQSKYIFVSFNAWLYQGYDDARAALMEAIAVKLAEVAEERKTGVEKTRDFLRRIDWFRLASLTAGSAAALALGPPPVGLIGQFASLFSRGRRNGVDDNLIEDAQGAVTQAAGEAKGLLRDKPAQDESPRQRIQALRDSFVAALQELEVTLVVLIDDLDRCLPETAVSTLEAIRLFLFLDGTAFVIAADDQMIKHAVKKHFDQPDDALVTNYFDKLIQIPIRVPTLGTQEVRAYMFLLYVHNSMLGESERERIRIAVCDRLAKTWQGLRIDRAFIQGLGIDLPNELVAQLDTADRLTPIMATASGIAGNPRLVKRFLNALSVRMAVAKTQGVSVDEAALAKLLLFERLAPAELYQELATSITNSVDGKPHLLDGLEPEDLDNASATPTGSTGFADLRDQADTATVPGPKDKVSGSQRARSERDGGTNLAVAPIPERWATGFVSEWLALPPRLADIDMRGALYVSREHLPILTAEDGLSSTATELLKALIEHPSEAGALTEPLRELSGPEQSRIFERLLDLARPIDAWGVPDIFEALLVMVQVGPDLSGSLAGFLGGRPAAQIQPDLIPRISGQPWASDLMTAWAGNPDIEAPVKAAIASRLGNGNVAK, from the coding sequence GTGTGGACTGATACCGAGACGAACATCGACTACATCAACTTCTCTACTGTGGCCGACTCGGTTGTCGAACTGATCGAGCAAGCTGAAGGCAAGCCGCTCTCCATCGGGGTCTCAGGAGCGTGGGGAGTTGGCAAGTCGTCGCTCGTGATGCTTACCAAGGACGCGCTCGAGCGACGTGAACGGCAACGCGCCCGCGACCAGGGCATCAGGGACGACGATGACTTCCAGTCGAAGTACATCTTCGTCTCCTTCAACGCCTGGTTATACCAAGGCTACGACGACGCCCGGGCCGCGCTGATGGAAGCGATCGCCGTGAAGCTTGCGGAAGTCGCGGAGGAGCGCAAGACCGGAGTCGAGAAGACTCGGGACTTTCTACGCCGTATCGACTGGTTCCGGCTCGCCAGCTTGACCGCAGGCTCCGCCGCCGCGCTGGCCCTCGGGCCGCCACCCGTCGGATTGATAGGGCAGTTTGCGTCGCTGTTCAGTCGTGGTCGGAGGAATGGTGTCGACGACAACCTAATTGAGGATGCCCAAGGCGCTGTCACCCAGGCTGCCGGGGAGGCCAAGGGACTCCTCAGGGACAAGCCAGCGCAAGATGAGAGCCCGCGTCAGAGAATCCAGGCTCTGCGCGACTCCTTTGTGGCGGCGCTGCAGGAGCTGGAGGTCACTCTCGTCGTCTTGATCGATGACCTCGACCGCTGCCTGCCCGAAACGGCAGTCTCGACGCTCGAGGCGATTCGTCTGTTTCTCTTCTTGGACGGGACCGCCTTTGTCATCGCTGCCGACGACCAGATGATAAAGCACGCTGTCAAGAAGCACTTCGACCAACCCGACGACGCTCTGGTGACCAATTACTTCGACAAGCTCATTCAGATTCCTATTCGCGTCCCCACCTTGGGCACCCAAGAGGTTCGCGCTTACATGTTCTTGCTCTATGTGCACAACAGCATGCTGGGCGAGAGCGAGCGCGAGCGCATCCGTATCGCCGTCTGCGATCGGTTGGCTAAGACCTGGCAGGGACTGCGCATCGACCGGGCGTTCATCCAAGGGTTGGGAATTGACCTGCCGAACGAGTTGGTGGCACAGCTCGACACCGCCGACCGCCTAACGCCAATCATGGCGACCGCGTCTGGCATCGCTGGCAATCCGAGACTGGTCAAGCGATTCCTTAACGCACTCTCGGTGCGCATGGCTGTCGCCAAGACCCAAGGAGTCTCAGTCGATGAGGCAGCGTTGGCGAAGCTACTGCTCTTCGAGCGCCTCGCGCCAGCTGAGCTCTACCAGGAGTTGGCGACGAGCATCACTAACAGCGTCGATGGTAAGCCACACTTACTTGACGGATTGGAGCCTGAAGACCTAGACAACGCTTCAGCCACTCCCACCGGCTCGACCGGTTTCGCTGACCTGCGCGACCAGGCGGACACGGCTACGGTGCCTGGGCCCAAGGACAAGGTATCCGGATCGCAGCGAGCCCGCTCCGAACGCGATGGTGGAACAAACCTCGCCGTCGCGCCTATCCCCGAGAGGTGGGCGACAGGTTTCGTCAGCGAATGGCTCGCGTTACCGCCACGATTGGCCGACATAGACATGCGCGGAGCGCTCTACGTCAGCCGCGAACACCTGCCTATCCTCACGGCCGAGGATGGTCTGTCCTCCACCGCAACCGAGCTTCTCAAGGCGCTCATCGAACATCCGAGCGAGGCCGGAGCGCTCACGGAGCCGCTCCGGGAACTGAGCGGCCCCGAGCAGAGTCGAATCTTCGAGCGACTCCTCGATCTGGCTCGTCCCATCGATGCGTGGGGAGTGCCAGATATCTTCGAGGCGCTGCTCGTCATGGTCCAGGTTGGTCCAGATCTGAGCGGAAGCCTCGCGGGTTTCCTGGGTGGACGTCCGGCCGCCCAGATCCAGCCGGATCTCATTCCGCGGATCTCCGGACAGCCTTGGGCGAGCGATTTGATGACGGCCTGGGCTGGCAATCCGGACATTGAAGCGCCGGTCAAGGCGGCCATCGCGAGCAGGTTGGGCAATGGGAACGTCGCAAAGTAG
- the qatB gene encoding Qat anti-phage system associated protein QatB, producing the protein MPDPEEPDVVSATDLETPPGLEPPPTAVRDLLAPDRRFVSARRNLGSFAKTGDAARLRRGIAQYVRTGYGGAGTMSRRLGSVSRTARSLSQVLDPGAADRGLDRALLQGNSVAEITDAVVEAACSSDGTLDAEASRESIRNALSDLLGLYSDVDLLRLTDAQREFVIESFVAHDVYRRFALDVGKHLVDNAPTATIGLSRLKQARNYIRQTIAESFRLLREAGQSMTTAHVRSTVANALTNSLVVFEGYLA; encoded by the coding sequence GTGCCTGACCCCGAAGAACCCGATGTCGTTTCTGCGACAGACCTCGAGACCCCGCCTGGCCTCGAGCCACCGCCGACCGCTGTTCGCGACCTGCTTGCGCCTGATCGGCGTTTCGTCAGCGCCCGCCGCAACTTGGGGTCGTTCGCGAAGACCGGGGACGCTGCGCGCTTGCGCCGTGGCATCGCGCAGTACGTCCGCACCGGTTACGGCGGGGCGGGAACCATGTCGCGACGCCTGGGATCTGTCTCCAGAACCGCCCGGTCGCTCAGCCAAGTTCTCGATCCAGGTGCCGCCGATCGAGGCCTGGACCGTGCCCTTCTCCAAGGGAACTCTGTAGCGGAGATTACCGACGCCGTCGTGGAAGCCGCTTGCTCCTCCGACGGCACCCTTGACGCCGAGGCGTCCCGAGAGTCGATCCGCAATGCCCTATCGGATCTCTTGGGTCTGTACAGCGATGTGGATCTTCTCAGACTCACTGACGCTCAGCGCGAGTTCGTCATCGAGAGTTTCGTCGCCCACGACGTGTATCGACGGTTCGCTCTCGACGTCGGCAAACACCTCGTAGACAACGCCCCTACCGCCACGATCGGACTCTCCCGGCTCAAGCAAGCCCGCAACTACATCCGCCAGACGATCGCAGAGTCGTTCCGGCTCCTGCGCGAGGCTGGCCAGTCCATGACTACAGCGCACGTCCGGAGCACCGTCGCCAACGCGCTGACTAACAGCCTGGTCGTCTTTGAGGGGTATCTGGCATGA
- the qatC gene encoding Qat anti-phage system QueC-like protein QatC — MKYIVRPADASSDANRHGTTEATRVELYAPAGKADGLTAGASILEKVRRANLEPSDRAWDFLTIALAAIVADAATLRRNSPDGWTRNISLDLAVAEPETWRPHIPLLTSALKFLTTDIWNVEITTSATVPFKPSKSTAAPKANCVALLSGGLDSLVGGIDLVESGKTPIFVSQTVRGDAAKQEGFARRLGAGLSCIRLNHSANTRGIAGTDETSQRVRSLIFIAYAVLVASTIKNPDGRAVDLYVNENGFISINPPLTPMRVGSLSTRTAHPRFLNLVQQLLDGVGLNVRLINPYRLRTKGQMLVECRDQKLLEELADLSTSCGRFQRYNYRHCGRCLPCQVRRAAFLRWSHIDGTGYVFGDLGRNDEDHAAFDDVRAVAIARLSVEEDGFAYWAGGCLSSVPADERDAAGIMIQEGLAELGKLHDHYHVT; from the coding sequence ATGAAGTACATCGTCCGCCCCGCCGACGCATCCTCGGATGCAAACCGCCACGGGACCACCGAAGCGACACGGGTAGAGCTGTACGCCCCGGCCGGCAAGGCGGACGGCCTCACCGCTGGCGCATCCATCCTCGAAAAGGTTCGGCGCGCCAATCTCGAGCCCAGCGACCGAGCCTGGGACTTCCTGACGATCGCTCTGGCGGCGATCGTCGCCGACGCCGCGACTCTTCGTCGAAACAGTCCAGACGGCTGGACCCGAAACATCAGTCTCGATCTTGCCGTGGCGGAGCCAGAGACCTGGCGACCCCACATCCCCCTACTGACCAGCGCTCTAAAGTTCCTCACCACCGACATCTGGAACGTGGAGATCACAACGAGTGCCACCGTCCCCTTCAAACCATCGAAGAGCACAGCCGCACCGAAGGCAAACTGCGTCGCGCTGCTCTCCGGTGGACTGGACAGTCTCGTTGGCGGAATCGACCTAGTTGAGTCGGGCAAGACTCCTATCTTCGTCAGCCAGACCGTCCGTGGCGACGCCGCCAAGCAGGAAGGTTTCGCGCGCCGTCTCGGTGCCGGTCTATCTTGCATTCGGCTGAACCACAGTGCTAACACGAGGGGCATCGCGGGGACTGATGAGACAAGCCAGCGAGTTCGTTCGCTCATCTTCATCGCTTACGCGGTGCTCGTCGCCTCAACCATCAAGAATCCAGATGGAAGAGCCGTAGACCTGTACGTCAACGAGAACGGATTCATCTCGATCAACCCACCGCTGACGCCTATGCGGGTGGGAAGTCTCAGCACCCGTACCGCTCACCCCCGGTTTCTGAACCTTGTTCAACAGTTACTTGATGGAGTCGGACTCAACGTACGCCTGATCAACCCTTATCGGTTGCGCACCAAGGGGCAGATGCTGGTCGAGTGCAGGGACCAGAAGCTGCTGGAGGAGCTTGCTGATCTAAGCACGAGTTGTGGGCGCTTTCAGCGATACAACTATCGCCACTGCGGGCGGTGCCTTCCGTGTCAGGTCCGGCGTGCCGCGTTCCTGCGCTGGAGTCACATTGACGGTACCGGGTACGTCTTCGGTGACCTCGGGCGCAACGACGAAGATCACGCTGCCTTCGATGATGTACGAGCTGTGGCGATCGCTCGACTCAGCGTCGAAGAAGATGGGTTCGCCTATTGGGCGGGAGGCTGCTTATCGTCGGTGCCAGCGGACGAACGAGATGCCGCCGGGATCATGATTCAAGAGGGTCTCGCCGAACTCGGTAAGCTGCACGATCATTACCACGTCACCTGA
- the qatD gene encoding Qat anti-phage system TatD family nuclease QatD, whose product MIDFHCHLDLYPNPDAVAASAQQEKVAVLSVTTTPSAFRGTAALAAERPMVRTALGLHPELAHQRRHELALFDELVATTPFVGEIGLDGSSRFAQMRTSQSQAFTHILRSCSDAGGRILSIHSRGAVRPVLDALRANPDSGVPVLHWFTGTARQAETAIEQGCWFSIGTPILTTAKGRALVIALPRDRILTETDGPFATHNDQALVPRDVSHTLRLLAASWAVDTSHAEGQIAANMEALLAAHAGEAPRVIPRPQRSDPR is encoded by the coding sequence ATGATCGACTTCCATTGCCATCTGGATCTGTACCCGAACCCCGATGCCGTTGCAGCTTCCGCACAGCAGGAGAAGGTGGCGGTGCTCTCCGTCACCACGACGCCCTCTGCGTTTCGCGGTACCGCAGCTCTCGCAGCCGAGCGGCCCATGGTTCGAACGGCCTTGGGTCTCCATCCCGAGCTCGCGCACCAACGAAGGCATGAACTGGCCCTCTTCGATGAGCTCGTAGCCACAACGCCATTCGTCGGAGAAATCGGTCTGGACGGCAGCTCCCGGTTCGCTCAGATGCGAACATCACAGTCTCAAGCGTTCACCCACATCCTTCGATCGTGTTCCGACGCCGGTGGACGGATCCTCTCCATCCATAGCCGAGGCGCAGTCCGTCCGGTACTCGACGCACTACGGGCGAATCCGGACTCCGGAGTCCCCGTACTGCACTGGTTTACAGGCACGGCTCGCCAAGCCGAGACCGCCATCGAGCAGGGTTGCTGGTTTAGTATCGGCACGCCGATACTGACAACCGCGAAGGGCCGCGCGCTGGTGATCGCCCTTCCTCGAGATCGCATACTCACCGAGACAGACGGTCCGTTTGCCACACACAACGACCAAGCTCTCGTGCCGCGCGACGTCTCACACACCCTCAGGCTATTGGCTGCCTCCTGGGCAGTCGATACATCACACGCAGAGGGCCAGATTGCCGCCAACATGGAGGCACTGTTGGCCGCGCATGCTGGCGAAGCCCCGAGGGTAATCCCCAGGCCGCAGCGTTCCGACCCCCGGTAG
- a CDS encoding VOC family protein, whose product MTGHRSRLCQFVIDVDDLDHGVTFWSAALDATPERLPQASSGTYRQLRLPDADIRILLQLTHDPKVKKERMHLDIETDNVEAEVQRLERLGARRWDHQQERGFDFWVLRDPWGNEFCVLQAIFRNLLARRRSWGLTDRGQ is encoded by the coding sequence ATGACCGGGCACCGAAGCCGTCTGTGCCAGTTCGTCATCGACGTTGACGACTTGGATCACGGCGTTACCTTCTGGTCCGCCGCACTCGACGCGACTCCGGAGCGCCTCCCACAGGCGAGCAGCGGAACCTACCGCCAGCTTCGACTGCCAGACGCTGACATCCGAATTCTGCTTCAGCTCACTCATGATCCCAAGGTCAAGAAGGAGCGAATGCACCTCGACATCGAGACCGACAACGTCGAAGCCGAGGTTCAGAGGCTCGAGCGACTAGGCGCAAGGCGGTGGGATCATCAGCAGGAACGCGGCTTTGACTTCTGGGTGCTCAGGGACCCATGGGGGAACGAATTCTGCGTACTCCAGGCCATATTCCGCAACTTGCTGGCCAGACGCCGATCCTGGGGACTTACGGACAGGGGTCAGTAA
- a CDS encoding helix-turn-helix domain-containing protein gives MPSTTSSKTETAYEMTDVTQSLPLEDDRSVRDDDCVDISDVIRSRRRALGTSQAQLAKAAGISLRQMARYEAGEQQPVLSVAVALANALQISLAQLAGQVHYELDFSGDWWASWQTSKNNEPRVDTHHLEITQQGDVLYLDAQRARPVEDGSYEWRGELRLWDNEALMGWYRSTDAAVRSKGTMYLALHPHGTFAWGRWVGMSYDGDVITGWGVLARSEAEAGAVAQNLIDLGKPLP, from the coding sequence ATGCCATCCACGACATCTAGCAAGACTGAAACGGCGTATGAGATGACGGATGTGACACAATCGTTACCTTTGGAAGATGACAGGTCTGTCCGGGATGATGACTGTGTGGACATATCCGATGTCATCAGGTCTAGACGCCGAGCACTCGGCACCTCACAAGCACAGCTGGCGAAAGCCGCTGGGATCAGCCTGCGACAGATGGCCCGCTATGAGGCCGGCGAGCAGCAGCCGGTGCTCTCGGTGGCCGTCGCCCTGGCGAACGCCCTGCAAATCTCGCTTGCCCAGCTGGCCGGACAGGTCCACTACGAACTCGACTTCTCCGGTGACTGGTGGGCGTCTTGGCAGACGTCGAAGAACAACGAACCACGCGTGGATACCCATCATCTGGAGATCACCCAGCAAGGCGATGTGCTCTACCTCGACGCGCAGCGGGCCCGTCCCGTTGAGGACGGCAGCTATGAGTGGCGTGGTGAACTCCGGCTGTGGGACAACGAAGCTCTGATGGGCTGGTACCGCTCGACCGATGCTGCGGTGCGATCCAAGGGCACCATGTACCTCGCACTTCACCCCCATGGCACCTTCGCCTGGGGCCGCTGGGTCGGCATGAGCTACGACGGCGACGTCATCACCGGCTGGGGAGTCCTGGCCCGATCCGAGGCCGAAGCCGGCGCAGTAGCTCAGAACCTAATCGATCTTGGAAAGCCGCTTCCATGA
- a CDS encoding plasmid replication, integration and excision activator, producing the protein MALQKRFQVAHGDVFPMGAFMKGSVEPVSDFDAPARPDGSRPQQVDKDTGLPLWQVTVLDADDQATRRDTAVSVKIAAQYQPVPPDNTSGTPWRPVEFVGLTALAYVDDSGSRPRVAWSFRADDLVAPGEAKKAAPSTSSGPRAA; encoded by the coding sequence ATGGCACTGCAGAAGCGTTTCCAGGTTGCCCATGGGGATGTGTTCCCGATGGGTGCGTTTATGAAGGGCTCGGTGGAGCCGGTCTCGGATTTCGATGCTCCCGCTCGGCCGGATGGGTCGCGTCCACAACAAGTCGACAAGGACACTGGTTTGCCGTTGTGGCAGGTAACGGTCTTGGATGCCGATGATCAGGCCACACGGCGGGACACCGCGGTGTCGGTGAAGATTGCCGCCCAGTATCAACCAGTGCCTCCGGACAACACGTCGGGCACCCCGTGGCGGCCGGTGGAGTTCGTCGGTCTGACTGCTTTGGCGTATGTCGATGATTCGGGGTCTCGGCCGCGGGTGGCGTGGTCGTTCCGGGCCGATGACCTGGTGGCTCCGGGCGAAGCAAAGAAGGCCGCCCCGTCGACCAGCTCGGGTCCGAGGGCTGCCTGA
- a CDS encoding FtsK/SpoIIIE domain-containing protein, whose translation MITAPGARWQSAFRWLAGWLWHCRIWLAVWLAAGLVTWVSDTRAIIAVGIACLGLLPGVAGGVWVGLWPGSFERWAAGPWRRYRWRRLMSRRWQSMCRNARLAERQVINRRNLQGDRQSVETWRCPRLQQVRTSSHAVELIIRARPGQTVAELEAGVERIASTLDAVAFRSWPVSGSVITAELIMTDLLTTPVNASMPEAVLVDGVRLGRAQSGRDWWLPITGRHTLCVGCSGSGKGSILWGICAGLSPAVHADAVRLWGVDLKAGVELAMGRNVFSAFAKTPDNALRLLTVLGGILQQRGESMAGSVRQHQARPGDPLHVLVIDELAALTAYAPSEIRRDAERLLSLILTQGRALGVVVVAFVQDPRKEIVAMRGLFTQTIALRLRSREETVMVLGEGMTQRAPAHRISPAGPGTGWLVEETGQVDRVRADYWPDPLIRQVVHHYPARAVVDLPPDENTETLAGDPALGGTGRSGRRPRAPRQTSRRAI comes from the coding sequence ATGATCACCGCACCGGGCGCACGGTGGCAGTCCGCGTTTCGGTGGCTGGCCGGCTGGCTATGGCACTGCCGGATCTGGCTGGCCGTCTGGCTGGCCGCAGGACTGGTGACCTGGGTCTCTGACACCCGCGCGATCATCGCGGTCGGGATCGCCTGTTTAGGTTTGCTGCCTGGTGTGGCTGGTGGGGTCTGGGTCGGCTTGTGGCCCGGTTCGTTCGAACGGTGGGCGGCCGGGCCGTGGCGGCGGTATCGGTGGCGGCGGCTGATGAGCCGGCGGTGGCAGTCGATGTGCCGCAATGCGCGGCTGGCCGAACGCCAGGTGATCAACCGCCGGAACCTGCAAGGTGACCGGCAGTCGGTCGAGACCTGGCGGTGCCCGCGCTTGCAGCAGGTTCGGACGTCGAGTCATGCGGTGGAGTTGATCATCCGCGCCCGGCCCGGTCAGACCGTGGCCGAACTAGAGGCCGGGGTAGAGCGGATCGCCTCGACCTTGGATGCCGTCGCGTTTCGGTCTTGGCCGGTATCCGGGTCGGTGATCACCGCCGAGTTGATCATGACCGATCTCCTGACCACCCCGGTCAACGCGTCCATGCCGGAGGCGGTGCTGGTGGATGGGGTGCGGCTGGGCAGAGCGCAGTCGGGTCGGGATTGGTGGTTGCCGATCACCGGCCGTCACACCCTCTGCGTTGGTTGCTCCGGCTCGGGCAAGGGCTCGATCCTGTGGGGCATCTGCGCCGGACTCTCCCCCGCCGTCCACGCCGACGCCGTGCGGTTGTGGGGTGTCGACCTAAAGGCCGGCGTCGAGCTGGCGATGGGCCGAAACGTGTTCTCGGCCTTTGCCAAGACACCTGACAACGCCCTCCGACTCCTGACCGTTCTAGGGGGAATCTTGCAACAGCGCGGGGAGTCCATGGCCGGATCGGTGCGGCAACATCAAGCGCGGCCCGGTGACCCGTTGCACGTGTTGGTGATTGACGAGCTGGCCGCCCTGACCGCGTACGCACCATCGGAGATTCGGCGAGATGCGGAGCGGCTGTTGTCGTTGATCTTGACCCAGGGTCGCGCCCTCGGCGTCGTCGTGGTGGCCTTCGTGCAGGATCCCCGTAAGGAAATCGTGGCCATGCGCGGCCTGTTCACCCAAACCATCGCGCTGCGGCTCCGGTCGCGCGAGGAAACCGTCATGGTCCTCGGCGAAGGCATGACCCAACGGGCACCGGCCCACCGCATCAGCCCGGCCGGACCGGGCACCGGCTGGCTAGTCGAAGAAACCGGCCAAGTCGACCGAGTCCGTGCCGACTACTGGCCCGACCCCCTGATCCGCCAGGTCGTCCACCACTACCCTGCCCGCGCCGTGGTGGACCTGCCACCCGACGAGAACACCGAAACCCTGGCCGGAGATCCGGCATTGGGCGGTACGGGTCGATCCGGGCGGCGACCCCGCGCGCCAAGGCAGACGTCGAGGCGTGCGATATGA
- a CDS encoding WhiB family transcriptional regulator, producing the protein MTALIGLGWMDEAACLTVPELPWIGPRRGQPLDPGALEQMTQTCDHCPVLNQCRHYVDQAAVSAGFWAGAWRHLSPDARVEDAAGGQVA; encoded by the coding sequence ATGACAGCGCTGATCGGGCTCGGCTGGATGGATGAGGCCGCCTGTCTCACCGTGCCCGAGCTGCCCTGGATTGGCCCCCGACGCGGCCAGCCGCTCGACCCCGGCGCGCTGGAGCAAATGACCCAGACATGTGATCACTGTCCTGTCCTGAACCAGTGCCGCCACTACGTCGATCAGGCCGCTGTGTCGGCCGGCTTCTGGGCCGGTGCCTGGCGACACCTCAGCCCCGACGCCCGGGTCGAAGATGCTGCCGGTGGTCAAGTGGCATGA
- a CDS encoding replication initiator, which yields MTTTGFTDTPAREFHGSGFPGFSEDVPLDLSGITEGAERALLARLIDRTFADFADTAAAVGYCSHPIRLVGHSQTVDPGTGEILSSFSSSDAPLGVLYRPCGNRRADVCPACSRVYARDTFAMIKAGLTGGKTIPDTVGENPLLFTTLTGPSFGPVHGPRSRNGQKIGGRCRPRDKPLVCAHGRPVGCMSIHNDHDPRNGAPLCDDCYQWESAVVWQWWAPELWRRTTTAIRRAIAVRLGLAEHQLRQVARVEFAKVAEYQVRGLVHFHALIRLDGPDGPGSPAPLDGEHLAACVRDAVSGMIIEAPPVDDHDQTRILAWGTELDVKVVRDGNRTDDPDRPLTPEQVAGYLAKYATKDANSIRPVARPPAHLARLESTARDLGQRAVRTDPASPYRLLRKWAHMLGFRGHFSTKSRRYSITLGRLRRARHRYRQLVAQAARTGEPVDVRQIEDQLLADDAATTLVIGSWHYQGTGWTNPGDEALATAAAARAREYAAWRAAQQQTGTERKG from the coding sequence ATGACCACCACCGGGTTCACCGACACGCCAGCCCGTGAGTTTCACGGGTCCGGGTTTCCGGGGTTCAGCGAGGACGTGCCACTGGACCTGTCCGGGATCACCGAAGGCGCGGAGCGGGCACTCCTGGCCCGGCTGATCGACCGGACATTCGCCGACTTTGCCGACACCGCGGCCGCGGTCGGCTACTGCTCGCACCCGATCCGACTTGTCGGCCACTCCCAGACCGTAGACCCGGGCACCGGGGAAATCCTGTCCAGCTTCTCCTCGTCCGACGCGCCGCTAGGGGTGTTGTATCGGCCCTGCGGCAACCGGCGCGCCGACGTCTGCCCAGCCTGCTCCCGCGTCTACGCCCGCGACACCTTCGCCATGATCAAAGCCGGACTCACCGGCGGCAAAACCATCCCCGACACCGTCGGAGAGAACCCGCTGCTCTTCACCACCCTCACCGGACCATCCTTCGGCCCCGTGCACGGCCCTCGGAGCCGCAATGGGCAGAAGATCGGCGGCAGGTGCCGACCACGCGACAAACCCCTGGTCTGCGCGCACGGCCGCCCGGTCGGCTGCATGTCCATCCACAATGATCACGATCCGCGCAACGGGGCCCCGCTGTGCGACGACTGCTACCAATGGGAATCGGCCGTGGTCTGGCAATGGTGGGCACCCGAGCTGTGGCGGCGGACCACCACTGCAATCCGCCGCGCGATCGCCGTCCGCCTCGGCCTGGCCGAACACCAGCTGCGCCAGGTCGCCAGAGTCGAGTTCGCCAAAGTCGCCGAATATCAGGTCCGTGGCCTGGTCCACTTCCACGCCCTGATCCGCCTCGACGGACCCGACGGTCCCGGCTCCCCGGCACCGCTCGACGGCGAACACCTCGCTGCCTGCGTCCGTGACGCGGTGTCCGGGATGATCATCGAAGCACCGCCCGTCGATGATCACGACCAGACGCGGATCCTTGCCTGGGGAACCGAGCTGGACGTCAAGGTGGTCCGCGACGGCAACCGGACCGACGACCCAGACCGACCGCTGACACCCGAACAGGTCGCCGGATACCTGGCGAAATACGCGACCAAAGACGCCAACAGCATCCGCCCCGTTGCTCGGCCGCCGGCGCACCTAGCCCGGCTCGAATCAACCGCTCGGGATCTTGGACAGCGGGCAGTCCGGACCGACCCCGCCTCGCCGTACCGGCTGCTCCGCAAATGGGCGCACATGCTCGGATTCCGCGGCCACTTCTCCACCAAATCCCGGCGCTACTCGATCACCCTGGGACGGCTTCGCCGGGCGCGGCACCGTTACCGGCAACTCGTCGCCCAGGCCGCCCGCACCGGGGAGCCGGTCGACGTTCGGCAGATCGAGGACCAGCTCCTGGCCGACGACGCCGCGACCACGTTGGTCATCGGCTCCTGGCACTACCAGGGGACCGGCTGGACGAACCCTGGCGACGAAGCACTCGCCACCGCGGCGGCGGCTCGGGCACGGGAGTACGCAGCTTGGCGGGCGGCACAACAGCAGACGGGAACCGAGCGGAAAGGGTGA
- a CDS encoding AlpA family transcriptional regulator produces MERIEAADDELLPMMMTSAEVARALKVAPSTLCRWRARGIGPRVFWLGDASPRYRRTDVLAWLERVAS; encoded by the coding sequence ATGGAACGGATCGAAGCGGCAGATGATGAGTTGCTGCCGATGATGATGACGTCGGCCGAGGTTGCGCGGGCGTTGAAGGTTGCGCCGTCGACCCTGTGTCGCTGGCGAGCCCGCGGGATCGGACCTCGGGTGTTCTGGCTTGGCGATGCCTCGCCACGCTATCGGCGTACGGACGTCCTGGCCTGGCTGGAACGGGTGGCGTCATGA